In Musa acuminata AAA Group cultivar baxijiao chromosome BXJ3-9, Cavendish_Baxijiao_AAA, whole genome shotgun sequence, a single genomic region encodes these proteins:
- the LOC135648807 gene encoding IRK-interacting protein-like gives MAAMMTYDVKSSNCLGVCIRRNLIFLRTQVIGSEIRCTSSVIAVIRNSIYGRLLTELRLKRFHDCLGVALPKSCSIVPMPRKIPSSMNLSAGAAAAATQGHGFRRQDIRAALAKAAELRALHAALLQGGNGGSPAVARLPAGVSRPANRFSVFEDYPVFTPAAPDAVILTCSSRRTGSWANTIVTSYDTCREETVDLDVAGGQKNLSDNVKSTRALPTPQQSVKMPVKHGGPILSWVLSKSTRKCKPETPPKTMASDDMSQLLKEWGVSSLESLEEELLHAKENRDAALEEVSEMKSLLAELQQKLHSLEAYCEELKKALNQAVHGKSPQVLYKFKLSKRVKSIRGSRDDLMPVSQEVLVEGFLQIVSECRLSVTHFCETVIHQTRETDDDLSGRLNLFLQPHQMTLTSSNSSKVALCHLEAIVNQSLYQDFENCVFQKNGSPKFLDPRRERQENFSSFVALRNLGWNEVLHKGTKHYSDDFSRFCDRKFSSVAAVLNWSTPWPEHLLRCFLIGAKCIWLLHLLAFSFEPSLMILRVEGNRDFDPIHMEEIPLDGHRAQAPARVRTMVMPGFFVRDRVLRCRVLCRYGSES, from the exons ATGGCGGCTATGATGACATATGATGTGAAATCTAGCAATTGCTTGGGTGTATGTATAAGACGAAATCTCATCTTTCTACGAACACAGGTCATCGGATCGGAAATCAGGTGCACATCTTCTGTGATCGCCGTCATAAGAAATTCTATCTATGGTCGCTTGCTCACGGAGTTGAGATTGAAGCGGTTCCATGACTGCCTTGGAGTGGCGCTGCCAAAGAGCTGCTCCATCGTGCCCATGCCTCGAAAGATACCGAGCTCCATGAACTTATCTGCTGGTGCGGCTGCTGCTGCTACGCAGGGTCATGGGTTCCGCAGGCAGGACATCCGGGCGGCACTGGCGAAGGCAGCGGAGCTGAGGGCGCTCCACGCGGCGCTGCTCCAAGGGGGGAACGGCGGCAGCCCAGCGGTGGCGAGGTTGCCTGCCGGTGTTTCCCGCCCTGCGAACCGGTTCTCTGTATTTGAAGATTACCCTGTCTTCACGCCG GCTGCTCCAGACGCTGTGATTCTGACGTGCTCGAGTAGACGAACAGGTTCATGGGCAAACACCATAGTCACGTCATACGACACATGCAGGGAGGAAACCGTTGACTTGGATGTGGCCGGTGGGCAAAAGAACCTGAGCGACAACGTCAAGAGCACTCGGGCACTGCCCACCCCACAGCAATCCGTAAAGATGCCCGTAAAACACGGAGGGCCAATCCTTTCatgggttttgtctaaatcaacaAGGAAGTGCAAGCCCGAAACGCCGCCAAAGACGATGGCGTCCGACGACATGTCCCAACTTTTGAAGGAATGGGGGGTTTCTTCACTTGAATCACTGGAGGAGGAGCTCCTCCACGCCAAGGAGAATAGGGATGCTGCCCTGGAAGAAGTTTCAGAGATGAAGTCCTTACTGGCAGAGCTGCAGCAGAAGCTACACAGTTTGGAAGCTTACTGTGAAGAGCTGAAGAAAGCTTTAAACCAGGCTGTGCATGGAAAGAGTCCCCAGGTTCTATACAAGTTTAAGCTGTCCAAGAGAGTGAAATCCATCAGAGGCAGTCGAGACGATTTGATGCCCGTCAGCCAAGAGGTACTGGTGGAGGGTTTCTTGCAGATAGTCTCAGAGTGCAGGCTCTCTGTCACGCACTTCTGTGAGACAGTCATCCACCAAACCAGGGAAACTGATGACGATCTGTCAGGGAGGCTAAATTTGTTTCTCCAACCACATCAGATGACATTAACTAGTAGTAACTCCTCCAAAGTAGCACTCTGCCATTTGGAAGCCATCGTGAACCAATCTCTGTATCAGGATTTCGAGAACTGTGTGTTCCAAAAGAATGGATCGCCAAAGTTTCTAGATCCCCGGCGAGAGCGCCAGGAGAACTTCTCGTCTTTTGTTGCACTCCGGAACTTGGGCTGGAATGAGGTTTTGCACAAGGGAACGAAGCACTACAGTGACGATTTCAGCAGGTTTTGTGATCGAAAATTTAGTAGCGTTGCTGCGGTGCTGAATTGGTCAACACCATGGCCTGAGCATCTTCTCCGATGCTTCTTGATAGGTGCCAAATGCATTTGGTTGCTCCATCTGCTGGCGTTTTCCTTCGAACCATCGTTGATGATTTTGCGGGTTGAGGGAAACAGGGATTTCGACCCCATTCATATGGAGGAGATTCCATTGGACGGTCACAGAGCACAAGCCCCTGCTCGAGTTAGGACCATGGTGATGCCTGGATTCTTTGTTCGCGACCGGGTGCTGAGGTGCAGAGTTCTCTGCAGGTATGGTTCTGAATCATAA
- the LOC135648810 gene encoding lysine-specific demethylase JMJ30-like isoform X2, with amino-acid sequence MGGESGAPAAEAAKTAAVEVDEERRAALLRRITEEGGFAFVSSAEKAAGGDLRAAEAAREMAWEQLHSGPWHEVVPAWRDAYAMACLHVAELRAGAGAGDRREALRALDMGLIMGGPLLRRDLDEAVQRIAACAEDVVVADGCKDKWREGISNNRDLAEVGKNYVCSEWKQELITFSQFLERVHSNNCPSNLTYLAQHPLFDQIQELRDDIMIPDYCFAGGGELRSLNAWFGPLGTVTPLHQDPHHNLFAQVIGRKYIRLYPASASESLYPHTESMLSNSSQVDLDNIDFTEFPKVENLDFFDCVLEEGEMLYIPPKWWHYVRSLSTSFSVSFWWSATAYPSEGA; translated from the exons ATGGGAGGAGAATCTGGCGCTCCAGCCGCGGAGGCGGCGAAGACCGCGGCGGTGGAGGTAGACGAGGAGCGGCGAGCCGCGCTACTGCGGCGGATAACGGAGGAGGGCGGTTTCGCGTTCGTGAGCTCGGCGGAGAAGGCGGCTGGCGGCGACCTCCGGGCGGCGGAGGCGGCACGCGAGATGGCGTGGGAGCAACTCCACTCGGGGCCCTGGCACGAGGTCGTCCCTGCGTGGCGGGACGCCTACGCGATGGCGTGCCTCCACGTGGCGGAGCTCCGGGCCGGGGCCGGGGCCGGCGACAGGAGGGAGGCCCTCCGGGCGCTCGACATGGGGCTCATCATGGGCGGCCCGCTCCTCCGCCGCGACCTCGACGAGGCCGTGCAAAGGATCGCGGCGTGCGCCGAGGACGTGGTGGTGGCCGACGGTTGCAAGGACAAGTGGAGGGAGGGGATCTCTAACAACCGAGACCTAGCAGAG GTTGGGAAGAACTATGTCTGTTCTGAATGGAAGCAAGAGCTAATTACTTTCTCACAGTTTCTTGAGAGGGTTCATTCAAATAACTGCCCTTCCAACTTGACATATCTGGCTCAGCATCCTTTGTTTGATCAG ATACAAGAGCTACGTGATGATATAATGATTCCCGACTATTGCTTTGCTGGTGGTGGGGAACTCCGATCCCTTAATGCTTGGTTTGGTCCACTTGGTACAGTGACACCATTGCACCAGGATCCTCATCATAATCTTTTTGCACAG GTGATTGGCAGAAAATACATAAGACTTTATCCAGCTTCAGCATCAGAGAGCTTGTATCCTCATACGGAATCCATGCTTAGCAATTCCAGCCAG GTTGACCTCGACAACATTGATTTCACAGAGTTCCCAAAGGTGGAAAATCTTGATTTCTTCGACTGTGTCTTGGAGGAAGGTGAAATGCTTTACATTCCACCCAAATGGTGGCATTATGTGAGATCACTTTCTACCAGTTTCTCTGTCAGTTTTTGGTGGAGCGCAACAGCCTATCCCTCTGAAGGTGCATAG
- the LOC135648810 gene encoding lysine-specific demethylase JMJ30-like isoform X1, whose amino-acid sequence MGGESGAPAAEAAKTAAVEVDEERRAALLRRITEEGGFAFVSSAEKAAGGDLRAAEAAREMAWEQLHSGPWHEVVPAWRDAYAMACLHVAELRAGAGAGDRREALRALDMGLIMGGPLLRRDLDEAVQRIAACAEDVVVADGCKDKWREGISNNRDLAEALRILPNKSLSSKKVEKRPSLSLETFICDYFLHDSPVIISGCIDHWPARTKWKDIAYLQRVAGDRTVPVEVGKNYVCSEWKQELITFSQFLERVHSNNCPSNLTYLAQHPLFDQIQELRDDIMIPDYCFAGGGELRSLNAWFGPLGTVTPLHQDPHHNLFAQVIGRKYIRLYPASASESLYPHTESMLSNSSQVDLDNIDFTEFPKVENLDFFDCVLEEGEMLYIPPKWWHYVRSLSTSFSVSFWWSATAYPSEGA is encoded by the exons ATGGGAGGAGAATCTGGCGCTCCAGCCGCGGAGGCGGCGAAGACCGCGGCGGTGGAGGTAGACGAGGAGCGGCGAGCCGCGCTACTGCGGCGGATAACGGAGGAGGGCGGTTTCGCGTTCGTGAGCTCGGCGGAGAAGGCGGCTGGCGGCGACCTCCGGGCGGCGGAGGCGGCACGCGAGATGGCGTGGGAGCAACTCCACTCGGGGCCCTGGCACGAGGTCGTCCCTGCGTGGCGGGACGCCTACGCGATGGCGTGCCTCCACGTGGCGGAGCTCCGGGCCGGGGCCGGGGCCGGCGACAGGAGGGAGGCCCTCCGGGCGCTCGACATGGGGCTCATCATGGGCGGCCCGCTCCTCCGCCGCGACCTCGACGAGGCCGTGCAAAGGATCGCGGCGTGCGCCGAGGACGTGGTGGTGGCCGACGGTTGCAAGGACAAGTGGAGGGAGGGGATCTCTAACAACCGAGACCTAGCAGAG GCACTTCGAATATTGCCAAACAAATCACTATCCTCTAAGAAAGTTGAGAAACGGCCATCCCTTTCACTGGAGACATTTATATGTGATTATTTTTTACATGATTCCCCGGTTATCATCAGTGGATGCATTGATCATTGGCCGGCACGGACAAAGTGGAAGGATATAGCGTATTTACAGAGGGTAGCAGGAGATCGAACTGTCCCAGTTGAG GTTGGGAAGAACTATGTCTGTTCTGAATGGAAGCAAGAGCTAATTACTTTCTCACAGTTTCTTGAGAGGGTTCATTCAAATAACTGCCCTTCCAACTTGACATATCTGGCTCAGCATCCTTTGTTTGATCAG ATACAAGAGCTACGTGATGATATAATGATTCCCGACTATTGCTTTGCTGGTGGTGGGGAACTCCGATCCCTTAATGCTTGGTTTGGTCCACTTGGTACAGTGACACCATTGCACCAGGATCCTCATCATAATCTTTTTGCACAG GTGATTGGCAGAAAATACATAAGACTTTATCCAGCTTCAGCATCAGAGAGCTTGTATCCTCATACGGAATCCATGCTTAGCAATTCCAGCCAG GTTGACCTCGACAACATTGATTTCACAGAGTTCCCAAAGGTGGAAAATCTTGATTTCTTCGACTGTGTCTTGGAGGAAGGTGAAATGCTTTACATTCCACCCAAATGGTGGCATTATGTGAGATCACTTTCTACCAGTTTCTCTGTCAGTTTTTGGTGGAGCGCAACAGCCTATCCCTCTGAAGGTGCATAG
- the LOC135584426 gene encoding bZIP transcription factor TGA10-like isoform X3, producing the protein MSRERAINGERIKIRKREALARRILMANEGSFSKEQPQQISFSMIHPSSSSSSMHGSLMRSKEAGAYDLGELDQALFFSLDEQDHSISGQEQRQTLNIFPSQPMHVQTSTKGGKSLASPATSGSKKSSDQTMELGNSPNDLPELPEKSSKDTKVVVKKEGSRKSTCVAESEGPKTTDPKTLRRLAQNREAARKSRLRKKAYIQQLESSRNKLSQLEQEIQRARGQGLLYGGGALLEDQGLPTFAGGLSSDAAVFDMEYSRWLEEHHRLMCELRAAVEEQQPENKLQMFVDSCLAHYDHMAYLKSVVTKSDVFHLISGVWMTPAERCFMWMGGFRPSELIKMLSRHIEPLTEQQILGVCGLQQSTQETEEALSQGLEALNLSLSDTITSDALSCLSHMDNYMGQMAVAVNKLATLEGFIGQFKPTF; encoded by the exons ATGAGTAGAGAACGAGCCATTAATGGAGAGAGGATCAAGATCCGGAAAAGGGAGGCTCTTGCGAGGAGGATCTTGATGGCAAACGAGGGGAGTTTCAGCAAGGAGCAGCCGCAGCAGATCTCCTTCTCCATGattcatccttcttcttcatcttcctccaTGCATGGAAGCCTCAT GAGGAGCAAGGAGGCTGGAGCTTATGACTTGGGAGAGCTGGACCAAGCTCTATTCTTCTCTTTAGATGAGCAGGATCATTCGATATCAGGTCAAGAACAACGAC AGACTCTGAACATTTTCCCTTCGCAGCCCATGCATGTACAGACTTCGACAAAG GGTGGAAAAAGCTTGGCTTCTCCAGCAACCAGTGGTTCCAAGAAGTCGTCAGATCAGACCATGGAACTAGGAAACAGTCCCAATGATCTCCCAGAGTTGCCTGAGAAGTCGTCGAAGGACACCAAAGTAGTAGTCAAG AAGGAAGGGAGCCGAAAGAGCACATGTGTTGCAGAAAGTGAAGGGCCCAAGACAACAGATCCTAAA ACGTTGAGAAGGCTTGCTCAGAATAGGGAGGCAGCCAGGAAAAGCAGGCTCAGGAAGAAG GCTTATATTCAACAGCTGGAGAGCAGTAGGAACAAACTTAGTCAGCTTGAACAAGAGATTCAAAGGGCAAGAGGACAA GGTCTGTTATATGGTGGCGGAGCTCTCCTCGAGGATCAAGGCCTCCCCACATTTGCCGGTGGGCTAAGTTCAG ATGCAGCCGTGTTCGATATGGAGTACTCGAGGTGGCTGGAGGAGCACCACAGGCTTATGTGCGAGCTGCGCGCGGCGGTGGAAGAGCAGCAGCCGGAGAACAAGTTGCAGATGTTTGTGGACAGCTGCCTCGCGCATTACGATCATATGGCGTATCTCAAGAGCGTCGTCACGAAGTCGGACGTCTTCCACCTCATCTCCGGCGTGTGGATGACACCCGCGGAGCGCTGCTTCATGTGGATGGGCGGCTTCCGTCCCTCCGAGCTCATCAAG ATGCTTTCGAGACACATCGAACCATTGACGGAGCAGCAGATACTAGGGGTGTGCGGACTGCAGCAGTCGACGCAGGAGACGGAGGAAGCTCTCAGCCAAGGGCTGGAAGCCCTGAACCTATCTCTCTCCGACACCATCACCTCCGACGCACTGAGCTGCCTCTCTCACATGGACAACTACATGGGTCAGATGGCCGTCGCCGTGAACAAGCTTGCCACATTGGAGGGCTTCATCGGACAA TTCAAACCAACCTTCTAG
- the LOC135584426 gene encoding bZIP transcription factor TGA10-like isoform X5 produces MSRERAINGERIKIRKREALARRILMANEGSFSKEQPQQISFSMIHPSSSSSSMHGSLMRSKEAGAYDLGELDQALFFSLDEQDHSISGQEQRQTLNIFPSQPMHVQTSTKGGKSLASPATSGSKKSSDQTMELGNSPNDLPELPEKSSKDTKVVVKKEGSRKSTCVAESEGPKTTDPKTLRRLAQNREAARKSRLRKKAYIQQLESSRNKLSQLEQEIQRARGQGLLYGGGALLEDQGLPTFAGGLSSDAAVFDMEYSRWLEEHHRLMCELRAAVEEQQPENKLQMFVDSCLAHYDHMAYLKSVVTKSDVFHLISGVWMTPAERCFMWMGGFRPSELIKADNLRQHTLHRLYQILTTRQMARCLLAIAEYFHRLRALSSLWLARPRHE; encoded by the exons ATGAGTAGAGAACGAGCCATTAATGGAGAGAGGATCAAGATCCGGAAAAGGGAGGCTCTTGCGAGGAGGATCTTGATGGCAAACGAGGGGAGTTTCAGCAAGGAGCAGCCGCAGCAGATCTCCTTCTCCATGattcatccttcttcttcatcttcctccaTGCATGGAAGCCTCAT GAGGAGCAAGGAGGCTGGAGCTTATGACTTGGGAGAGCTGGACCAAGCTCTATTCTTCTCTTTAGATGAGCAGGATCATTCGATATCAGGTCAAGAACAACGAC AGACTCTGAACATTTTCCCTTCGCAGCCCATGCATGTACAGACTTCGACAAAG GGTGGAAAAAGCTTGGCTTCTCCAGCAACCAGTGGTTCCAAGAAGTCGTCAGATCAGACCATGGAACTAGGAAACAGTCCCAATGATCTCCCAGAGTTGCCTGAGAAGTCGTCGAAGGACACCAAAGTAGTAGTCAAG AAGGAAGGGAGCCGAAAGAGCACATGTGTTGCAGAAAGTGAAGGGCCCAAGACAACAGATCCTAAA ACGTTGAGAAGGCTTGCTCAGAATAGGGAGGCAGCCAGGAAAAGCAGGCTCAGGAAGAAG GCTTATATTCAACAGCTGGAGAGCAGTAGGAACAAACTTAGTCAGCTTGAACAAGAGATTCAAAGGGCAAGAGGACAA GGTCTGTTATATGGTGGCGGAGCTCTCCTCGAGGATCAAGGCCTCCCCACATTTGCCGGTGGGCTAAGTTCAG ATGCAGCCGTGTTCGATATGGAGTACTCGAGGTGGCTGGAGGAGCACCACAGGCTTATGTGCGAGCTGCGCGCGGCGGTGGAAGAGCAGCAGCCGGAGAACAAGTTGCAGATGTTTGTGGACAGCTGCCTCGCGCATTACGATCATATGGCGTATCTCAAGAGCGTCGTCACGAAGTCGGACGTCTTCCACCTCATCTCCGGCGTGTGGATGACACCCGCGGAGCGCTGCTTCATGTGGATGGGCGGCTTCCGTCCCTCCGAGCTCATCAAG GCAGATAACCTGAGGCAGCATACGCTTCACCGGCTCTACCAGATCTTGACGACCCGGCAGATGGCGCGATGCTTGTTAGCCATTGCGGAATACTTCCACCGCCTCCGTGCACTGAGCTCTCTGTGGCTCGCCCGGCCGAGACATGAGTGA
- the LOC135584426 gene encoding bZIP transcription factor TGA10-like isoform X2 encodes MSRERAINGERIKIRKREALARRILMANEGSFSKEQPQQISFSMIHPSSSSSSMHGSLMRSKEAGAYDLGELDQALFFSLDEQDHSISGQEQRQTLNIFPSQPMHVQTSTKGGKSLASPATSGSKKSSDQTMELGNSPNDLPELPEKSSKDTKVVVKTLRRLAQNREAARKSRLRKKAYIQQLESSRNKLSQLEQEIQRARGQGLLYGGGALLEDQGLPTFAGGLSSDAAVFDMEYSRWLEEHHRLMCELRAAVEEQQPENKLQMFVDSCLAHYDHMAYLKSVVTKSDVFHLISGVWMTPAERCFMWMGGFRPSELIKMLSRHIEPLTEQQILGVCGLQQSTQETEEALSQGLEALNLSLSDTITSDALSCLSHMDNYMGQMAVAVNKLATLEGFIGQADNLRQHTLHRLYQILTTRQMARCLLAIAEYFHRLRALSSLWLARPRHE; translated from the exons ATGAGTAGAGAACGAGCCATTAATGGAGAGAGGATCAAGATCCGGAAAAGGGAGGCTCTTGCGAGGAGGATCTTGATGGCAAACGAGGGGAGTTTCAGCAAGGAGCAGCCGCAGCAGATCTCCTTCTCCATGattcatccttcttcttcatcttcctccaTGCATGGAAGCCTCAT GAGGAGCAAGGAGGCTGGAGCTTATGACTTGGGAGAGCTGGACCAAGCTCTATTCTTCTCTTTAGATGAGCAGGATCATTCGATATCAGGTCAAGAACAACGAC AGACTCTGAACATTTTCCCTTCGCAGCCCATGCATGTACAGACTTCGACAAAG GGTGGAAAAAGCTTGGCTTCTCCAGCAACCAGTGGTTCCAAGAAGTCGTCAGATCAGACCATGGAACTAGGAAACAGTCCCAATGATCTCCCAGAGTTGCCTGAGAAGTCGTCGAAGGACACCAAAGTAGTAGTCAAG ACGTTGAGAAGGCTTGCTCAGAATAGGGAGGCAGCCAGGAAAAGCAGGCTCAGGAAGAAG GCTTATATTCAACAGCTGGAGAGCAGTAGGAACAAACTTAGTCAGCTTGAACAAGAGATTCAAAGGGCAAGAGGACAA GGTCTGTTATATGGTGGCGGAGCTCTCCTCGAGGATCAAGGCCTCCCCACATTTGCCGGTGGGCTAAGTTCAG ATGCAGCCGTGTTCGATATGGAGTACTCGAGGTGGCTGGAGGAGCACCACAGGCTTATGTGCGAGCTGCGCGCGGCGGTGGAAGAGCAGCAGCCGGAGAACAAGTTGCAGATGTTTGTGGACAGCTGCCTCGCGCATTACGATCATATGGCGTATCTCAAGAGCGTCGTCACGAAGTCGGACGTCTTCCACCTCATCTCCGGCGTGTGGATGACACCCGCGGAGCGCTGCTTCATGTGGATGGGCGGCTTCCGTCCCTCCGAGCTCATCAAG ATGCTTTCGAGACACATCGAACCATTGACGGAGCAGCAGATACTAGGGGTGTGCGGACTGCAGCAGTCGACGCAGGAGACGGAGGAAGCTCTCAGCCAAGGGCTGGAAGCCCTGAACCTATCTCTCTCCGACACCATCACCTCCGACGCACTGAGCTGCCTCTCTCACATGGACAACTACATGGGTCAGATGGCCGTCGCCGTGAACAAGCTTGCCACATTGGAGGGCTTCATCGGACAA GCAGATAACCTGAGGCAGCATACGCTTCACCGGCTCTACCAGATCTTGACGACCCGGCAGATGGCGCGATGCTTGTTAGCCATTGCGGAATACTTCCACCGCCTCCGTGCACTGAGCTCTCTGTGGCTCGCCCGGCCGAGACATGAGTGA
- the LOC135584426 gene encoding bZIP transcription factor TGA10-like isoform X1 yields the protein MSRERAINGERIKIRKREALARRILMANEGSFSKEQPQQISFSMIHPSSSSSSMHGSLMRSKEAGAYDLGELDQALFFSLDEQDHSISGQEQRQTLNIFPSQPMHVQTSTKGGKSLASPATSGSKKSSDQTMELGNSPNDLPELPEKSSKDTKVVVKKEGSRKSTCVAESEGPKTTDPKTLRRLAQNREAARKSRLRKKAYIQQLESSRNKLSQLEQEIQRARGQGLLYGGGALLEDQGLPTFAGGLSSDAAVFDMEYSRWLEEHHRLMCELRAAVEEQQPENKLQMFVDSCLAHYDHMAYLKSVVTKSDVFHLISGVWMTPAERCFMWMGGFRPSELIKMLSRHIEPLTEQQILGVCGLQQSTQETEEALSQGLEALNLSLSDTITSDALSCLSHMDNYMGQMAVAVNKLATLEGFIGQADNLRQHTLHRLYQILTTRQMARCLLAIAEYFHRLRALSSLWLARPRHE from the exons ATGAGTAGAGAACGAGCCATTAATGGAGAGAGGATCAAGATCCGGAAAAGGGAGGCTCTTGCGAGGAGGATCTTGATGGCAAACGAGGGGAGTTTCAGCAAGGAGCAGCCGCAGCAGATCTCCTTCTCCATGattcatccttcttcttcatcttcctccaTGCATGGAAGCCTCAT GAGGAGCAAGGAGGCTGGAGCTTATGACTTGGGAGAGCTGGACCAAGCTCTATTCTTCTCTTTAGATGAGCAGGATCATTCGATATCAGGTCAAGAACAACGAC AGACTCTGAACATTTTCCCTTCGCAGCCCATGCATGTACAGACTTCGACAAAG GGTGGAAAAAGCTTGGCTTCTCCAGCAACCAGTGGTTCCAAGAAGTCGTCAGATCAGACCATGGAACTAGGAAACAGTCCCAATGATCTCCCAGAGTTGCCTGAGAAGTCGTCGAAGGACACCAAAGTAGTAGTCAAG AAGGAAGGGAGCCGAAAGAGCACATGTGTTGCAGAAAGTGAAGGGCCCAAGACAACAGATCCTAAA ACGTTGAGAAGGCTTGCTCAGAATAGGGAGGCAGCCAGGAAAAGCAGGCTCAGGAAGAAG GCTTATATTCAACAGCTGGAGAGCAGTAGGAACAAACTTAGTCAGCTTGAACAAGAGATTCAAAGGGCAAGAGGACAA GGTCTGTTATATGGTGGCGGAGCTCTCCTCGAGGATCAAGGCCTCCCCACATTTGCCGGTGGGCTAAGTTCAG ATGCAGCCGTGTTCGATATGGAGTACTCGAGGTGGCTGGAGGAGCACCACAGGCTTATGTGCGAGCTGCGCGCGGCGGTGGAAGAGCAGCAGCCGGAGAACAAGTTGCAGATGTTTGTGGACAGCTGCCTCGCGCATTACGATCATATGGCGTATCTCAAGAGCGTCGTCACGAAGTCGGACGTCTTCCACCTCATCTCCGGCGTGTGGATGACACCCGCGGAGCGCTGCTTCATGTGGATGGGCGGCTTCCGTCCCTCCGAGCTCATCAAG ATGCTTTCGAGACACATCGAACCATTGACGGAGCAGCAGATACTAGGGGTGTGCGGACTGCAGCAGTCGACGCAGGAGACGGAGGAAGCTCTCAGCCAAGGGCTGGAAGCCCTGAACCTATCTCTCTCCGACACCATCACCTCCGACGCACTGAGCTGCCTCTCTCACATGGACAACTACATGGGTCAGATGGCCGTCGCCGTGAACAAGCTTGCCACATTGGAGGGCTTCATCGGACAA GCAGATAACCTGAGGCAGCATACGCTTCACCGGCTCTACCAGATCTTGACGACCCGGCAGATGGCGCGATGCTTGTTAGCCATTGCGGAATACTTCCACCGCCTCCGTGCACTGAGCTCTCTGTGGCTCGCCCGGCCGAGACATGAGTGA
- the LOC135584426 gene encoding bZIP transcription factor TGA10-like isoform X4: MRSKEAGAYDLGELDQALFFSLDEQDHSISGQEQRQTLNIFPSQPMHVQTSTKGGKSLASPATSGSKKSSDQTMELGNSPNDLPELPEKSSKDTKVVVKKEGSRKSTCVAESEGPKTTDPKTLRRLAQNREAARKSRLRKKAYIQQLESSRNKLSQLEQEIQRARGQGLLYGGGALLEDQGLPTFAGGLSSDAAVFDMEYSRWLEEHHRLMCELRAAVEEQQPENKLQMFVDSCLAHYDHMAYLKSVVTKSDVFHLISGVWMTPAERCFMWMGGFRPSELIKMLSRHIEPLTEQQILGVCGLQQSTQETEEALSQGLEALNLSLSDTITSDALSCLSHMDNYMGQMAVAVNKLATLEGFIGQADNLRQHTLHRLYQILTTRQMARCLLAIAEYFHRLRALSSLWLARPRHE, encoded by the exons AT GAGGAGCAAGGAGGCTGGAGCTTATGACTTGGGAGAGCTGGACCAAGCTCTATTCTTCTCTTTAGATGAGCAGGATCATTCGATATCAGGTCAAGAACAACGAC AGACTCTGAACATTTTCCCTTCGCAGCCCATGCATGTACAGACTTCGACAAAG GGTGGAAAAAGCTTGGCTTCTCCAGCAACCAGTGGTTCCAAGAAGTCGTCAGATCAGACCATGGAACTAGGAAACAGTCCCAATGATCTCCCAGAGTTGCCTGAGAAGTCGTCGAAGGACACCAAAGTAGTAGTCAAG AAGGAAGGGAGCCGAAAGAGCACATGTGTTGCAGAAAGTGAAGGGCCCAAGACAACAGATCCTAAA ACGTTGAGAAGGCTTGCTCAGAATAGGGAGGCAGCCAGGAAAAGCAGGCTCAGGAAGAAG GCTTATATTCAACAGCTGGAGAGCAGTAGGAACAAACTTAGTCAGCTTGAACAAGAGATTCAAAGGGCAAGAGGACAA GGTCTGTTATATGGTGGCGGAGCTCTCCTCGAGGATCAAGGCCTCCCCACATTTGCCGGTGGGCTAAGTTCAG ATGCAGCCGTGTTCGATATGGAGTACTCGAGGTGGCTGGAGGAGCACCACAGGCTTATGTGCGAGCTGCGCGCGGCGGTGGAAGAGCAGCAGCCGGAGAACAAGTTGCAGATGTTTGTGGACAGCTGCCTCGCGCATTACGATCATATGGCGTATCTCAAGAGCGTCGTCACGAAGTCGGACGTCTTCCACCTCATCTCCGGCGTGTGGATGACACCCGCGGAGCGCTGCTTCATGTGGATGGGCGGCTTCCGTCCCTCCGAGCTCATCAAG ATGCTTTCGAGACACATCGAACCATTGACGGAGCAGCAGATACTAGGGGTGTGCGGACTGCAGCAGTCGACGCAGGAGACGGAGGAAGCTCTCAGCCAAGGGCTGGAAGCCCTGAACCTATCTCTCTCCGACACCATCACCTCCGACGCACTGAGCTGCCTCTCTCACATGGACAACTACATGGGTCAGATGGCCGTCGCCGTGAACAAGCTTGCCACATTGGAGGGCTTCATCGGACAA GCAGATAACCTGAGGCAGCATACGCTTCACCGGCTCTACCAGATCTTGACGACCCGGCAGATGGCGCGATGCTTGTTAGCCATTGCGGAATACTTCCACCGCCTCCGTGCACTGAGCTCTCTGTGGCTCGCCCGGCCGAGACATGAGTGA